A part of Pararhizobium sp. A13 genomic DNA contains:
- a CDS encoding fumarylacetoacetate hydrolase family protein, with product MKLLRYGPLGSEKPGVLDKDGQIRDLSGVIADVGGDAISDMGWSKGLDIDSLPVVGGSPRLGACVAGTGKFICIGLNYADHAAETGATVPPEPVIFMKATSAIVGPNDDVVIPRGSEATDWEVELGVVIGKKAKYVSEAGALEHVAGYCVINDVSERDFQTKRSGQWTKGKSCDTFGPTGPWLVTRDEVADPQKLKMWLTVNGVTKQDGSTKTMVYGVANVVSYLSQFMTLHPGDIISTGTPPGVGMGFKPPQYLKAGDVVELGIEGLGTQRQTFIADV from the coding sequence ATGAAACTTTTGCGGTATGGGCCCCTAGGGTCGGAAAAGCCGGGCGTTCTTGACAAAGACGGCCAGATCAGGGACCTGAGCGGGGTCATCGCCGATGTTGGCGGCGACGCGATCAGCGATATGGGCTGGTCCAAGGGGCTCGATATCGACAGCCTGCCGGTCGTCGGCGGCAGCCCGCGCCTTGGCGCCTGCGTTGCCGGAACCGGCAAGTTCATCTGCATCGGGTTGAACTATGCCGATCACGCCGCTGAAACCGGCGCGACGGTGCCGCCGGAGCCGGTGATCTTCATGAAGGCGACGTCCGCCATCGTTGGTCCGAATGACGACGTCGTCATCCCACGCGGCTCGGAAGCCACCGACTGGGAGGTGGAGCTCGGCGTGGTGATTGGCAAAAAGGCCAAGTACGTGTCGGAAGCCGGCGCGCTGGAACACGTCGCCGGCTACTGCGTCATCAACGATGTCTCCGAGCGCGATTTCCAGACCAAGCGCTCCGGCCAGTGGACCAAGGGAAAGTCCTGCGACACGTTCGGCCCGACCGGCCCCTGGCTGGTGACGCGCGATGAGGTTGCCGATCCGCAGAAGCTGAAGATGTGGCTGACCGTCAACGGCGTCACCAAGCAGGATGGTTCCACGAAGACCATGGTCTATGGGGTCGCCAATGTCGTCAGCTATCTCAGCCAGTTCATGACACTGCATCCCGGCGACATCATCTCGACCGGCACGCCCCCCGGCGTCGGCATGGGGTTCAAGCCACCACAGTACCTCAAGGCGGGCGACGTCGTTGAGCTCGGCATCGAGGGTTTGGGAACGCAGAGGCAGACCTTCATCGCCGACGTCTGA
- the fba gene encoding class II fructose-bisphosphate aldolase (catalyzes the reversible aldol condensation of dihydroxyacetonephosphate and glyceraldehyde 3-phosphate in the Calvin cycle, glycolysis, and/or gluconeogenesis), whose protein sequence is MALITLRQLLDHAAENNYALPAFNVNNLEYIQAVMRAADATDSPVILQASRGARAYAGDAFLRHLILGAAEEYPHIPVCLHLDHGDQPSTCISAITNGFTSVMMDGSLLADGKTIASYDYNVGVTAEVVKIAHAAGVSVEGELGCLGNLETGAGEKEDGHGFEGKLSREELLTDPEQAFDFVEKTGVDALAVAIGTSHGAYKFTRAPDGEILSIETIAKINKRLPNTHMVMHGSSTVPQDLQDLFNEFGGKMKQTWGVPVAEIQKAIPLGVRKVNIDTDLRLAFTGEIRKHHLQHPDNFDPRNYLKPATARMVEVCKERFIAFNAAGQASKIRVKRLPDMATAYSKAA, encoded by the coding sequence ATGGCCTTGATCACTTTGCGGCAGTTGCTGGACCACGCCGCTGAAAACAATTACGCGCTGCCCGCCTTCAACGTGAATAATCTGGAATATATCCAGGCGGTGATGCGCGCGGCCGATGCCACGGATTCGCCCGTCATCCTGCAGGCCAGCCGCGGCGCCCGCGCCTATGCCGGCGACGCGTTCCTGCGCCACCTGATCCTCGGTGCCGCCGAAGAATATCCACACATACCGGTTTGCCTGCATCTCGACCACGGCGACCAGCCGTCCACCTGCATTTCGGCGATTACCAACGGCTTCACGTCGGTGATGATGGACGGATCGCTTCTTGCCGACGGCAAGACGATCGCGAGCTATGACTACAATGTCGGCGTCACGGCGGAAGTGGTGAAGATCGCCCATGCGGCCGGCGTCTCGGTCGAAGGCGAACTTGGCTGTCTCGGCAACCTCGAGACCGGTGCCGGCGAAAAGGAAGACGGCCATGGCTTCGAAGGCAAACTGTCGCGCGAGGAACTTCTGACCGATCCGGAACAGGCCTTCGACTTTGTCGAGAAGACCGGCGTCGATGCGCTGGCCGTTGCGATCGGCACGAGCCACGGCGCCTACAAGTTCACCCGCGCGCCGGACGGCGAAATCCTCTCGATCGAAACGATCGCCAAGATCAACAAGCGGCTGCCGAACACGCATATGGTCATGCACGGCTCGTCGACGGTGCCGCAGGACCTGCAGGACCTGTTCAACGAATTCGGCGGCAAGATGAAGCAGACCTGGGGCGTGCCGGTGGCCGAAATCCAGAAGGCCATCCCGCTCGGCGTCCGCAAGGTCAATATCGACACCGACCTCCGCCTCGCCTTCACCGGCGAGATCCGCAAGCATCACCTGCAGCATCCGGACAATTTCGATCCGCGCAACTATCTGAAGCCGGCGACCGCCCGCATGGTCGAGGTCTGCAAGGAGCGCTTCATCGCCTTCAACGCCGCCGGCCAGGCATCGAAAATCCGAGTCAAGCGCCTGCCGGACATGGCAACGGCCTACTCGAAGGCCGCCTGA